In a genomic window of Diabrotica undecimpunctata isolate CICGRU chromosome 2, icDiaUnde3, whole genome shotgun sequence:
- the Poc1 gene encoding uncharacterized protein Poc1 has translation MSDTAISLDSSEEPYLIRNMKGHKKAVTDISFNPLTTQFASGSEDHSLMIWNQSNNVRNYSFCGHSDIITGVEFSSNGKLVGTCSKDQTVRFWIPSVKGETSVFKVHTSCVNCLSFSPDNSRLITGSNDKSIKVWDVAQKQFITSLLGHTSWVQSVKYSSNGSFIASGADDHSLRIWDINTGECAHKLGTASSNPTCIAIHSNNNHVAVAMNSGSVRVYDIRNEKLRQHYTLHEGSTKCVSWHPNKNLLLSCGEDGNIRIVDVMEGRPIYTLTGHTGSVNTCKFSTDGELFASGGDDQLVMVWKTNL, from the coding sequence atGTCGGATACGGCTATAAGTCTAGATTCATCAGAAGAGCCTTACCTTATTAGGAATATGAAAGGACACAAAAAAGCTGTTACAGATATCTCTTTTAATCCCTTAACAACTCAATTTGCCAGTGGCAGTGAAGATCATTCTTTAATGATATGGAATCAATCTAATAATGTTAGAAATTATAGTTTTTGTGGTCACTCAGATATTATAACTGGAGTAGAATTCTCATCAAATGGAAAATTAGTTGGAACATGTTCAAAAGATCAAACTGTAAGATTTTGGATTCCTTCAGTTAAGGGAGAAACATCTGTATTTAAAGTACATACTTCTTGTGTAAATTGTTTAAGTTTCAGTCCAGATAATTCAAGATTAATCACGGGTTCCAATGACAAAAGTATAAAAGTTTGGGATGTAGCACAAAAACAGTTTATAACGAGTTTATTAGGTCACACTAGTTGGGTACAGAGTGTTAAATATTCATCAAAtggtagttttattgcttcaggtGCAGATGATCATTCTTTGAGAATATGGGACATTAATACTGGTGAGTGTGCACATAAACTTGGAACTGCTAGTAGCAATCCTACTTGTATAGCTATCCATTCAAATAATAATCATGTTGCTGTAGCAATGAACTCTGGTTCTGTTAGAGTTTATGATATTCGAAATGAAAAACTGAGACAACACTACACCCTTCACGAAGGTTCAACAAAGTGTGTATCATGGCATCCTAATAAAAACCTTTTACTTAGTTGTGGAGAAGATGGTAATATTAGAATTGTAGATGTTATGGAAGGAAGACCTATATATACCTTGACTGGGCATACAGGTTCAGTGAATACTTGTAAATTTAGTACTGATGGTGAATTATTTGCCTCTGGTGGAGATGATCAACTTGTTATGGTGTGGAAaacaaatttgtaa